From one Mytilus edulis chromosome 1, xbMytEdul2.2, whole genome shotgun sequence genomic stretch:
- the LOC139501107 gene encoding uncharacterized protein, which translates to MSKIGKFKEQDITVIPHNKEKYMSFSIGNLRFIDSLQFLNSSLATLTKNLADEGQKHFNYLSKTFPDPDVFSLLLRKGVFPYDYVDTEQKLEKPCLPSKEDFFNKLGDTHISDEDYQFAQTVWDKLKVKTLGEYSDVYLKMDVALLADVFEKFRDISLHDYDLDPCHYFTTPGFSWSAMLKKTGIVLDLITDIDMMLFVEKGIRGGVSSIFHRYAKANNPYLFDTYEPTEPTSYLSYLDANNLYGWSMSQCLPYGHFNWLTEEEKIKLDITKLKADGSDGYIFEVDLEYPTSLHSSHSDFPLAPERKHIQVEHLSPYSKELLQNLTGKQCLTKIEKLVPNLYDKEKYIVHYRNLQLYVELGLKIKKIHRVLKFKQCPWLKKYIDFNTEKRKNAKNEFEKCLYKLMNNSIFGRTLLNTRKHKDVKLCYTEEKLNKETAKPSYASCKIK; encoded by the coding sequence ATGAGTAAAATAGGGAAGTTTAAGGAACAAGACATCACTGTTATTccacacaacaaagaaaaatatatgtcATTTTCTATAGGAAATCTTCGTTTTATCGattctttgcaatttttaaacAGTTCACTAGCAACTTTAACAAAAAATCTAGCTGACGAAGGACAAAAACATTTCAATTACTTATCTAAAACTTTTCCGGATCCAGATGTATTTTCTCTATTGCTACGAAAAGGAGTATTCCCCTATGATTATGTCGATACCGAGCAGAAATTGGAAAAACCTTGTTTACCATccaaagaagatttttttaacaaattaggAGACACTCACATATCTGATGAAGATTATCAATTTGCGCAAACAGTGTGGGACAAACTGAAAGTAAAAACATTAGGGGAATACTCCGATGTGTATCTTAAAATGGATGTAGCTCTATTGGCAgatgtttttgaaaaatttagagACATTTCTTTACACGACTATGATTTGGATCCGTGTCATTATTTCACCACCCCCGGATTTAGTTGGAGTGCCATGTTGAAGAAAACTGGAATTGTACTCGATTTAATCACTGATATAgatatgatgttgtttgtagagaAGGGAATACGAGGCGGTGTATCTAGTATTTTTCATCGATATGCTAAAGCAAACAATCCATACTTATTCGATACGTATGAACCAACTGAACCTACTTCCTATTTATCTTATTTAGACGCAAACAATTTATACGGTTGGAGCATGTCTCAATGTCTCCCGTATGGTCACTTCAACTGGCTTACCGAGGAGGAGAAAATAAAATTAGATATCACAAAATTAAAAGCTGACGGTTCAGACGGATACATTTTCGAAGTTGACCTTGAATATCCTACGTCACTTCATTCTTCTCATTCGGATTTTCCCTTAGCTCCAGAAAGAAAGCATATTCAAGTAGAACATTTATCTCCGTATTCAAAGGAATTATTGCAAAATTTAACTGGAAAACAATGTTTAACAAAGATTGAAAAACTCGTTCCTAACCTATACGACAAGGAAAAGTACATAGTGCATTATAGAAACTTACAACTATACGTAGAGTTAGGATTGAAGATCAAAAAGATACATAGAGTACTCAAGTTTAAACAATGTCCCTGGTTGAAGAAGTATATAGACTTTAACacagaaaaaaggaaaaatgcaaagaatgaatttgaaaaatgtttatataagctgatgaataattcaatttttggtCGAACTCTCCTCAATACACGCAAGCATAAAGATGTAAAACTTTGTTACACGGAAGAGAAACTTAACAAAGAAACAGCGAAACCATCCTACGCAtcttgcaaaatcaaatga
- the LOC139501203 gene encoding uncharacterized protein F54H12.2-like, with protein MSLLTKENFIEAQPSELQIFEIPPYQVGVESITYEECRPVSQITAYNPIEFDLCANNGMDYIDLKRSKLYVKLKVKKANGEDLQDGDTVGPVNLFLQSLWSQLDVYIQGQMVTSSNTYYPYKCMMKTLLQYGQDAKSTQLSSSLYLKDRYGHMDEISTNTGLYERRKFISNSKTLEMEGPIFSDIFEMDRYLLNMLSLKLKLYRNDPSFCLMSGEIDTNYHISLEDVVIKLCKIRPNPAIIVAHSEALKTTNAKYPFTKTMMKNFTIMQGSTSLIVENVFQDVKPKSIVLGMVSSTAMSGAYTKNPFNFMNYDLKQVTLFCDGIPVDGIPLKLDFNENSGATNVSPYVKMFETRGKWMLDTGNEITRAEFNNGYTLLCFNLEPFFSDTKYLSLLKQGKIRLECQFGTPLPETAALLILAENYGYFEITENRQIKIEH; from the coding sequence ATGTCCTTGTTAACAAAAGAGAATTTTATTGAAGCACAACCGTCAGAGTTACAGATTTTTGAGATACCCCCATACCAAGTAGGTGTTGAAAGTATAACATACGAGGAATGCAGACCTGTTAGTCAAATAACCGCTTACAATCCTATAGAATTCGATCTATGTGCAAACAATGGTATGGACTATATTGATCTTAAAAGATCAAAACTATACGTGAAATTAAAAGTGAAAAAAGCAAATGGTGAGGATTTACAAGATGGCGATACGGTAGGACCTGTAAACTTATTTTTACAGTCGCTTTGGTCGCAATTGGATGTTTATATACAGGGACAAATGGTAACGTCTAGTAATACGTATTACCCGTataaatgtatgatgaaaacgtTACTGCAGTATGGCCAGGACGCAAAGAGTACACAATTATCTTCTAGTTTATACTTAAAAGATAGATATGGTCACATGGATGAAATATCGACAAACACTGGACTGTATGAACGCAGAAAATTTATTTCTAATTCAAAAACATTAGAAATGGAGGGACCAATTTTTTCCGATATCTTTGAGATGGATAGATACCTGTTAAATATGTTATCCCTTAAACTAAAACTATACCGCAACGATCCAAGTTTTTGTTTGATGTCTGGAGAAATTGACACCAACTACCATATTTCTTTGGAAGATGTCGTGATCAAGCTTTGCAAGATCAGACCTAACCCAGCTATAATTGTCGCTCATTCAGAAGCTTTAAAGACAACAAATGCTAAGTATCCTTTCACAAAAACTATGATGAAAAATTTTACAATCATGCAAGGAAGCACCTCGTTAATCGTAGAAAATGTTTTCCAAGATGTGAAACCGAAAAGTATTGTGCTCGGAATGGTTTCTTCAACTGCTATGTCTGGAGCATATACAAAAAACCCATTCAACTTTATGAATTATGATTTAAAACAGGTGACTTTGTTTTGTGACGGAATACCAGTTGATGGCATACCACTCAAACTTGATTTCAACGAGAATAGTGGTGCAACGAACGTTTCTCCTTATGTAAAAATGTTCGAAACACGAGGAAAGTGGATGTTGGATACGGGGAATGAAATAACACGGGCTGAATTCAACAATGGATATACACTTCTATGCTTCAACTTAGAACCATTCTTTTCGGATACCAAATATCTTTCACTACTGAAGCAGGGAAAAATACGATTGGAATGTCAGTTCGGTACTCCATTACCAGAAACAGCTGCCTTACTGATTTTAGCTGAAAACTATGGATATTTTGAAATAACTGAGAATCGACAAATAAAGATTGAACACTAA
- the LOC139501278 gene encoding uncharacterized protein — translation MNEELDSLLSKYYYDVGGPASYASAEKLYHIVNAEGKKVGRYKIRRWLNSQDNYSLQKTPRRSFKRIRVYTTGMNNLWDADLMDLKQFSKENENFKYVLVVVDCFSRYLWLQPLKNKTGEEVTSAFKKIFTEVKPEKIRTDKGQEFLAKKTQSLFKSNGVRHFSAQNELHANYAERVLQTIKNKIFRFFTKNRTHRYINNLQNFAKSYNGTPHRSLQNIAPKDVNSVNESDIWGKMYLSKTEKKPKEIKVQTNKKKRRKKQFKYKIGSLVRLSNIAHIFDRSYSQRWTEEIFKVVQRFRQQNIDLYRLSNIKGDEFIRGTFYDSELQRVEKDENSLWIIEKIIKKRKRRGKTEYLVRFQGWPPSYDEYIPAEQIQSLS, via the coding sequence ATGAATGAGGAACTAGATTCTCTCCTGAGTAAATACTATTATGACGTTGGAGGACCAGCTTCATATGCTTCTGCCGAAAAACTATATCACATTGTAAATGCAGAGGGCAAAAAAGTTGGAAGATATAAAATAAGACGGTGGTTAAATTCACAAGATAATTACAGTTTACAAAAAACACCTCGTCGTTCTTTTAAAAGAATAAGAGTTTACACTACGGGGATGAATAATTTGTGGGATGCTGATTTAATGGAcctaaaacaattttcaaaagaaaatgaaaatttcaaatacgTATTAGttgttgttgattgtttttcacgCTATCTTTGGTTACaaccattgaaaaataaaacggGAGAGGAAGTCACCTCTGCATttaaaaagattttcactgaGGTAAAACCAGAAAAAATTCGAACAGATAAGGGACAAGAATTTCTAGCAAAAAAGACACAATCGTTATTTAAAAGTAACGGTGTCCGACATTTTTCGGCTCAAAATGAACTTCATGCAAATTATGCTGAAAGGGTCCTACAAactataaagaataaaatttttCGCTTTTTCACAAAGAATAGAACTCACAGATATATTAACAACttgcaaaattttgcaaaaagctATAATGGTACTCCACATAGaagtttacaaaacattgcacCTAAAGATGTTAATTCTGTCAACGAAAGTGATATCTGGGGGAAAATGTATTTAAGTAAAACAGAGAAGAAaccaaaagaaataaaagtacaaacaaacaaaaagaaacggaggaaaaaacaattcaaatacaaaatcGGGTCTTTAGTTCGACTGTCAAATATTGCTCATATTTTTGATCGATCCTATAGCCAAAGATGGACGGAAGAGATATTCAAAGTGGTGCAAAGATTCAGACAACAAAATATTGATCTTTACAGgctttcaaatataaaaggagatgAATTTATAAGGGGGACCTTTTATGATAGTGAGCTCCAAAGAGTAGAGAAAGATGAAAATAGTCTTTGGataattgaaaaaattataaagaaaagaaaaagacgaGGAAAAACTGAGTACTTGGTTCGTTTTCAAGGGTGGCCTCCTTCGTATGACGAATACATACCAGCAGAACAAATTCAATCTTTATCATAA